The genomic DNA ATTCCCTATTTCAAAAATTAAATTTTTATAAGTCAAACTCCCGCTAACTCAAAGATTCAACAAACTTTATGAAGAAGCTAAAGACCAAAACCGCCATTTAACCCAAGAAGAATATGCAGAACGATTCGGGGCCACTCGTAATCAGTTAAACGGATGGCTCGAAGGTCGTGAACCAGATAGCGAAATGATGAAAATTTTCTTCCATAACATGCCACGCTGCTGAAGCAAACAAAGATAGACCTTAGTCATAATTTGACCAAGGTCTTCTGTCATTATCGAAACAAGAGTAATGTCTAAGATCACCCTGGTGCATTTACTTTACCTATTATAGAAAAACAACCTCCAAAGGATTTCTATCCACTAACCGCTTATAGCTGTACTTAGGATATCCAACCATAACCGCAGCTGTTATCTTTTTTTCTTCTGGAATATTGAATAATTTAAGCAGTGGCGAATGCTCAATAGATGCACAATATTCAAAAATTCCGGCCCAACAGGATCCAAGCCCTAGTGAAGGAGCATATAATTCTAGATAAGTCAAAAATGAAACCGAGTTATCTCTGGCACTTCGAAGATTTTTATCTGCAATAGTTATGATTAAATTCGGAGCACCACGGAAAATGGAATCAACTCCATCTTCCCTGTAACTTCTGACAGCTGCTTCTACTAGATGCCTTAATGGAGAATTTTCTATCATCTGAATAGTAATTTCAGTAGCTTCTTCAATTAATTGTTTATTTTCAACTACCACAAAGGATATACCTTGACTATTTTCTGCAGTAGGAGCTAGCCTTGCAATATCAATTAATTTTGCTAATTTCTCTCTTGATACTGACTCATCTTTATAATTTCTTATGGAACGACGCGATCTTAAAAAATGTTCCGCCTGTTGTGCATTTAATTTAGGAAAATCTTTTAAATCAACTTGCTGTACCAAAGGTGCTTTTTTATTATCTATAGCAGCATTAGGGCATATAGCAACACAATGTCCACAGGCAATACAAGTTGTTGTTTCTCTATCTTCTGGCCCGATTTTCCCCATTTTCAGAACCGCTACTGGACATTCCTTAATGCAAAGTTCGCATTTAATACATTTTGATTCATCTACAGTTATAAGACTCATTTTACTCAGCTCCTTATTAAAATCAGAGTTTAGACAAACGACATAAAAGGCTTCTAAATTCGTTGCAATATTACAGGATAAAGGTGATCCCTGATTGTACAACAGTTTTCAGTATTGTTATTTCCACCAAACGGATTTCGGGTACTCAGCGGAACCCACAATTACAAATTCCCCGATTTTGGGTGTAACAATATTGACTTTGCGTTCTTTTGCCATTTTTGTTACACGCTCAATCGGTTCTGTCCAATCATGAAAAGCCAAACTAAAAGCCGCCCAATGGATAGGGATCATACTATGACCCCTAACATCAATATGGGCTTGTATTGTTTCTTCAGGTAGCATATGAATAGCAGACCATCTGGCATCGTATTGACCGCACTCCATTAGCGTCAAATCAAATGGTCCATACTTTTTGCCAATTTGTTCGAAGTGAGGACCATAGCCGCCATCTCCACTAAAGAAGACTCTTGTTTGCTTACCTGTAATCACCCATGAACACCACAGAGTTGTGTTGCGATCAAACAGACTTCTGCCTGAAAAATGCCTTGCAGGTGTACAAGCCAACGTCAATCCTTGAACAATCAATTCATTCCACCAATCAAATTCTCTTATCTTTTCTTGGTCGATTCCCCATTTTTTCAAACGAATCCCCACACCATTGGGAACGCAAAATAGTCGCGTCTTGTCTCTGAGCTGCATGATTGAATTATAATCCAAATGGTCATAATGATCATGCGACAGAATAACAATATCAATTGGCGGCAACTTCTTCATTTCAATGGGCAATACCTTGCTAAAGCGTTTACCTCCGAACAATGAAAATGGTGATGGAGAATTTGAAAACATGGGATCTAACAATACTCTTTTGCCTTCCATTTCCAACAAGACAGTAGAATGACCAAACCAGATTACTTTTGTTTGATTCACGTCTTGTAGCGGTAGTGTATCTATGAAATTTATAGGAATAGGCTTGTCGGGCGTTCTTTTGGGATTAGCTTTAATAAAGTCTCTCAACATAGTAAACATAGTTTTTGGTCCCATATACATTGACGTAGCAATTTCATTGATGAACTTCTTTTTGCCAATGGTATCGCTCATACCTATTACCTCTCTCGCTACTTCGCCTTAAACTAAAATTCATTCTACAGATTTGCTTTGGTTATTAGCATCAATGATCTCTTTTAATTTTACATTTCGATTAATGAATCTAGTTTTGCTTCTCTCAAATTTTAAATGTATTGCATTTTGAGGGCAATGATGTATACATGCATAGTATCCTTCACATTTATGCAAAAACTCAGGTTTTCTTCCAACTTTAATATTTCTTACGGGACAAACCTTCTCCACTTGGATACTTCACCCGTCATGATAATATGATACTTATATAAGCATCGAAATATAAGACAAATTTTTTAAAAACTAAAATTAGATTATTCGTTGTAGTGCTAACATCTTACTAACTTCAGTAACTTGTTGGTCATTTACCCTACATATTAAAAATTTCCCTCTTTTTTCAGTGGTAATCAAATCTGCGTTAACCAATTCTTTGATATGATGTGAAATTGTCGGTGCACCAATATTTAAACAAGCAATGATGTCGGCAACACAACATCCGCCACCCGTTTCAAAACTGGCTTCGTGAGCCTCGGCAATTTTTAAATATAATTCTAATCGATTCTCATTCGAAAGAGCTTTAAATATTTTCGCCATTTTTTTAGTATCCATTTTTTTAGTATCCATTTTTACAGCCCCTATGTTGATTGTATCACATTTCGACAATTATAAAATTGATTTTAGCTCATTTTGACGTTCTTGTCAATAAACTTTTATAGATCTGATGGTCCAATGGGGTCAGGCTTGAGTTATATAAAAAATTGACTTATTTAATTCCCTATTTCAAAAATAGCATTATTCAGTCAAGATACTCCCTGAATAATGCATATTCCCATAATTGTTAAAAAATTAATGGCAGTAAGCCTCTCCGAAGGACTCCACTAAAAATCTTTCTTTTTTGATGGTCTTTAATATATAAGTCACTATAATAATCAGCATTCCTAACAATGAGGCTAAAGTACCAACTATAATAAATGTTCCGATGAAGCCCCCGATGATTCCATTGTATATTGGATTACGAATATATCTATAGGGACCTTTCGTTATAAGACGCTGTCCTTGTACCTTTTGTATTACGCCACTCCAATTTTTGCCTAATATCACTCTAGCCCAAACTGAAAACGCCAGAGATAAAAACAGCAGCAAAAAACCGATAATTTTTATGTACTGTCCCTGTATATACAGGTTTTTGACCATTTTTTATTAATTATTAATTGTAGATTTTTTAAGAGCACCATTCCTCCGGAATCAATTTCTTCCCATTTCCATTCGATTACTTCATGAATGCCTTCAATATCTCCATATATTACTGTCCGCATGATCAAGAATTATACATTGCCAAGAACCTTTTTTAGCCGAAACTGACTTTGCTATAGTGGAGAATATACATTTAACGGCACTAGATCTAAAAAGTATTCTTGCAACAAGCATATTAACGCAATGTGAAAGAACCCCAATTTGATGCACTACCAACTTCAGCAAGAAAATGCCAATTACCATCATCTTTTCGACTCTTACTGAAAAGTCCTTTCAATTTTTTCTTACCAATGTCACATCCATACTTTCTTTTACATTTACCAAACTTACCTTCCACTGCATATCTTGATGCTGATATAGGGCGTAATCAAGCCACCCGTTATACGGGTGATCCTGACTTATTTTCCAGAATCCGCGAAATTATCCTTTACAAATCGCATGCCCATGTTACATGCTTTTTCACAATCCTGCGGGAATACTTCTTTACGTGTTGCGGCTTTCTTTTCCGGGTTGAAGGCACTGGCAACATATTTAGAATAATCATCAAACTGGTACGTATCAGTAACACAAAGTGATTCTACCTTACCGAAAGCTCTGGCCAACATCATTTCAGCCAATTCGAAAGACTGGGCATATCCCCTTTCCTCCATCTGGCTTTCGGTAGCATTCATGGTATAAATAAAACCTGTCGGTATCTTCCTCTTGAAAAGAGAAGAGTAGTTTCCATCATATACTACGTACGGAAATACAAGCCGCTCCATAAATGATCTCATTTCTCCAGTAGCTGTTCCCATATAGATAGGTGACCCCAGAATAATGGCATCAACGGACTCAATTTTCTCGAGGATTGGAGTCAACTCATCATTCATTGCACATTTTCCGTAACTTTTACCGCCTTTT from Pelorhabdus rhamnosifermentans includes the following:
- a CDS encoding nitroreductase family protein, with amino-acid sequence MSLITVDESKCIKCELCIKECPVAVLKMGKIGPEDRETTTCIACGHCVAICPNAAIDNKKAPLVQQVDLKDFPKLNAQQAEHFLRSRRSIRNYKDESVSREKLAKLIDIARLAPTAENSQGISFVVVENKQLIEEATEITIQMIENSPLRHLVEAAVRSYREDGVDSIFRGAPNLIITIADKNLRSARDNSVSFLTYLELYAPSLGLGSCWAGIFEYCASIEHSPLLKLFNIPEEKKITAAVMVGYPKYSYKRLVDRNPLEVVFL
- a CDS encoding methyltransferase family protein, encoding MVKNLYIQGQYIKIIGFLLLFLSLAFSVWARVILGKNWSGVIQKVQGQRLITKGPYRYIRNPIYNGIIGGFIGTFIIVGTLASLLGMLIIIVTYILKTIKKERFLVESFGEAYCH
- a CDS encoding MBL fold metallo-hydrolase, which codes for MSDTIGKKKFINEIATSMYMGPKTMFTMLRDFIKANPKRTPDKPIPINFIDTLPLQDVNQTKVIWFGHSTVLLEMEGKRVLLDPMFSNSPSPFSLFGGKRFSKVLPIEMKKLPPIDIVILSHDHYDHLDYNSIMQLRDKTRLFCVPNGVGIRLKKWGIDQEKIREFDWWNELIVQGLTLACTPARHFSGRSLFDRNTTLWCSWVITGKQTRVFFSGDGGYGPHFEQIGKKYGPFDLTLMECGQYDARWSAIHMLPEETIQAHIDVRGHSMIPIHWAAFSLAFHDWTEPIERVTKMAKERKVNIVTPKIGEFVIVGSAEYPKSVWWK
- a CDS encoding ArsR/SmtB family transcription factor, with protein sequence MDTKKMDTKKMAKIFKALSNENRLELYLKIAEAHEASFETGGGCCVADIIACLNIGAPTISHHIKELVNADLITTEKRGKFLICRVNDQQVTEVSKMLALQRII
- a CDS encoding flavodoxin family protein, producing MKKKAIIAINGSPRKSWNTATLLTKALEGAASQGAETELIHLYDLSFRGCTSCFACKRKGGKSYGKCAMNDELTPILEKIESVDAIILGSPIYMGTATGEMRSFMERLVFPYVVYDGNYSSLFKRKIPTGFIYTMNATESQMEERGYAQSFELAEMMLARAFGKVESLCVTDTYQFDDYSKYVASAFNPEKKAATRKEVFPQDCEKACNMGMRFVKDNFADSGK